Genomic DNA from Alosa alosa isolate M-15738 ecotype Scorff River chromosome 6, AALO_Geno_1.1, whole genome shotgun sequence:
TATGTTGATCTCATGTTGGATTTCATATAATCATTTTACCGGTATATAGATATTGAATATATCTCAGAGttatttctgtgttttttttttcagtatatttgtgactatctctctctctctctctacctgtaGGGTGTGGTAACTGCAGCCATCTCCCTCATCACCTGCCTCAGTCAGAAGAATCCAGATGAGTTTAAGACCTGTGTATCCCTGGCTGTATCACGTCTCAGCAGGGTGAGTGTGGGGAGTGTGCCTACTTGATCTCAGTGCTTATGTATGTGTGGAAACGTGTCACTTGTTTGGTcatgatgtgtctgtgtgcttaatTTTTCTCAAATTGATGagtttcctcctctccctctcatccatATCCAGATTGTGTCATCAGCTTCCACTGACCTGCAGGACTACACCTATTACTTTGTCCCGGCACCCTGGCTCTCCTGCAAGCTGCTGCGGCTGCTGCAGTGCTACCCCCCGCCAGAGGATGGCGCCGTCAAAGGCCGGCTGGTGGAGTGCCTAGAGACCATTCTGAACAAAGCCCAGGAGCCGCCCAAGTCCAAGAAGGTCCAGCATTCCAACGCCAAAAACGCCATTCTCTTTGAGGCCATTGCTCTCATTATCCACTATGACAGGTAACTGAGCATCccgctccaccaccaccatactAGTCCGGTCTCCAGCCTATTCAGCTAGGGCTGTCCCAATTTTGACCGATTGTCCCAATTGTTaattattttttggattattcgacttagtgctgggcggtataccggttcacaccgtaaaccggtgtatattttcgttataatatgaattttaaatataccgccataccggtgtatttgattacacaacgtttggaacgctgcgccgcgcgacagtgtttcagacgggacttttttcacacgcacgcatggtgtGACTGCGAGGCAGGaaatagtgagggtaaacacaaaacaccttacgtttttcccctgaagtatgacccttaaggcttaatttctccttaggtgaggggtttatttaagggtgttgcacagaatatcttgtttctttagttaaggaaaaacgttaagggatactgcattgaaagggatttaccgtcacaaaaattatattgagattgttcaacagctgtaactagctggctagtaggtgacgttgttagttagcaaccgaacacagtgaagtttaatgatcttaatcttatcattcatctcaccttaagaatattcgctgaaattatccaggtagcaagtaaagcatgttatagacatgaactgagcaattcttgctggctagttagaaatgatcctgactgtcatcagtgcaccaaaacttttttgttaatgttttgcctagcgaaccgaaccgaagctcatggcaggctaacaagacatccacatccacatgaagttaacgttagcctaccactaacgtcatgcaaaccacacaataacaataaggcatgtttctgataggcctatttgacagagtaagcatattagcagagaggttttattttaaattgtataattttcaaaaaaagtataattattgcaagttgcactactttttgtattggttttatacacgatgtttgtgaaatttgcacagtaaaagttctgtattttgactgcaattgtctttgcattctgattagattcttcattagaagaatggctctttgtaaacagcatcattttctggggccatgcaaaactgcattaccactagtgtggagttattctacattatgacagtaaaatagaccatccttagtcaatgtactgcagcaattcctctctcgacctgtagaaaatgctgtgaacatctgattatgcatgaaaaaaaaaaataccgtcatataccgtgaaactgtaagaattttgaaaaataccgtgatatacatttttggtcataccgcccagcactaattcgactaatttaattaattattttaaaattaaattaatccAAATGTGTGTGGTTTAGATTCTGTTTTTCACAGCGAAGACACCTGTTGTCTAGGAAACATGTTGTAAGTCACTCAGTGGACAGTACATGCAGAGAGGCATGTGTTTTCTCTCTAGTTTGTAGGTCAAAACTGACTGAGGTTAAATTTGAAACACAAATTTCAACTCACCAACGCAAATTATTCATGTCGACGAATGTAAGCGTTATTGATAACGTTGACGTGTCGTCCCAGCCCCTATCCTCAACCATTCATAACGTCTCCAGATACTCTGCCTCTGTCAGCGCCCTCTACcttcttaacccttaaaggtgtaggtttttgaacgttctaagttccgcaacaattgaaggttctaaaattctatgttgaattcaatgaacccagatattctttagaacgttcatttctcaacatttaAGCCCTAGCTTTGccatctgtttgtctgtcttacTTTGCAATATCTCTAAAGTCTCTTTTGTTCCTCTAATACCTGGCTGTGACATTCTCTCCGTTTATTTGTAATCCTCTCCCTTGTCCCCTCCCAGTGAGCCCAATCTGCTGGTGCTGCCTGTAACCAGCTGGGCCAGTTCCTGCAGCACAGAGAGACCAACCTGCGCTACCTGGCCCTGGAGAGCATGTGCACGCTGGCCAGCTCCGAGTTCTCCCACGAGGCCGTCAAAACACACATCGAGACAGTCATCAACGCACTCAAGGTACACACACTTGGCCGTACCCTCTCGAGGAATGCACATCAGGGATGATTGTTGTTAGAGTTTGTACAAATGAATGCCTACCTACTATGTCATTAACACAGGAGGTGCATGATATACAGTAGCTTACCAATATGAATGCCATCTGTCagaatcattatgttttcttttgAGTGAGGGTTCAGTGTTGGGTCCAAAATGAAAGTAATTAATCCGCTTGGTTGGTGTTAGTGTGTAATTAGCAATTGATTGGCATCCTCATTGTGCCTCCATACACTCACAAGTCAATAATGACAGTGGTACGCATAGTGTGGGAGGCCATGTGTTGTTTGCGTAACAGTGTATTTACTCATACAAACATAAACTTACATATATGAGAACATAATTTCTAACTGAATGTTGAGGCCTGTAAATAAAAATGTTCCCAAGTAAATGTAATAATCCCACTGTGGTATGCACAGGTTCAGttttacacacagatacaaacaaacacacagacttgtTCCACAAACTGCAAAATAATACAATAGATAAATCTCAGACATATGCATGATGTACTTGATGTATGTGTTGTACTTCCTGTACAATGATGACTTATCCCTTCAGCTACTACCAATGCCTTTCAGTGAAACGTGTATCAGTCAAATTATATTAGTCATATTGTTTTTCAAACAATGTTTCACTACTGGTTAGTAAGGCTTACATCGCTGTAGTAATTGTTGGGAGACCTGCCTGTTCAtgaattttctgtgtgtgtcctcagactGAGAGAGATGTGAGTGTGCGCCAGAGGGCTGCTGACCTCCTCTACGCCATGTGTGACCGTAGCAACGCCAAACAGATTGTTGCCGAGATGCTGAGTTACCTGGAGACAGCCGACTATTCCATCCGAGAGGAAATGGTACGCctgcctgtctctgtctgtctgtctgtctgtcatagATGGTATGATGGAACAAAGTACAGGTTTTCCTGAAATTGTTTTCTTGACCCCCCTGTTTAAATGGGTTCCCAACCACCCTCTTATCAGTGATTGCAATATGTTTGCACTGGCTTGATAATGGTTTCCCACATTGAAGTATACATAAGATAATTATGGTTATGTGTGGACAGTTATATATTTTAGGAGGGGGTTTATCGAACACAACTTATAAAACATAATTTATAAAGGTAGAATACTAAAAATGTTATTATAATCAGTTTAATCAGACTAAATGACTAAAGTagatgttattgttattataatcagTATAATCAGACTAATGACTAAAGTAGATGCTATTGATTATACATGGTGATCTATGTTTAGGTTTTATATATTTGTGAAATGCATATGATGTGCAGTGCATTGATCATGGGCTGTTTCGTTGTGCTGGCAGGTGCTGAAGGTGGCCATTCTGGCTGAGAAGTATGCTGTGGACTACTCCTGGTATGTGGACACCATCCTCAACCTGATCCGCATCGCGGGAGATTACGTCAGTGAGGAGGTCTGGTACCGTGTCATTCAGATCGTCATCAACCGAGATGACGTGCAGGGCTATGCTGCCAAGACTGTGTTTGAGGTACTGAAACCATTCTGATGTGTGCTTTTGTCCAGATACCAGGTCACAGCAATCATATTACACTTAATTACCAAGATCCAAGTCTGTCTAGAACAGTGCTTAAACATAGGAAAATTCTTTGCACCAGTTAGTTAAAGTTCACTATTTCACTGTTCTCCATCCAGTTGTACAGATCTTTTTAATTGTGTTGGCCAGTATTGACTCAGTGGTCCATCATACTTTATCACTATTTTCGTGCAGAGTTGAATGGCACTCGGGACATTTGTGAGTCTAGGCTTGTCTAGTGTTGGAAATTCTGTTATGAAACAGAACTGTCATGACTGTGGAATGATTGTACCCTAAGTGTTGCCCTCTCTTTGGCCACATGCCCTGTGACCTCCCGTGACCAATATTTGGTGCTCCTCAGGCCCTCCAGGCCCCAGCCTGCCACGAGAACATGGTGAAGGTCGGAGGTTACATCCTAGGAGAGTTCGGTAACCTCATCGCTGGTGACCCGCGGTCCAGGTCAGAAAATATCTTCAAGCTAAAGCTGCATTTACAGTCATGTAACACAGACATTCTGAACTCTCTTTTGTAAAACACTGGTCAGTTTGAAATGTTGGCACCAGATATAAACATGTTTATCCCATCTATTTAAAAATGTTTATCCCATCTATTTAACCCATCTAAGGACGTGTCAAATGCTGTCTTCTAATTTTCAGTATTGTTTCGTTTTTAAAACACCTCTGTCATTGTTACTGACACCTAAGTGATGGCTAGATTAATAGCCTCCTGTGACATGGCACTGTATACATGCCAGTTCCCAGATGAACTCTAATGTTTCCCCCAACTTCACCCCTGTCCTGCAGCCCCCTGGTGCAGTTCAACCTGCTGCACTCCAAGTTCCACCTGTGCTCGGTCCCCACGCGGGCACTGCTGCTCTCGGCTTACATCAAGTTCATCAACCTGTTCCCCGAGACCAAAAGCACCATCCAGGAGGTGCTGCGCTGCGACAGCCAGATCCGCAACAGCGACGTGGAACTGCAGCAGCGCGCAGTCGAGTACCTCAAGCTCTCCTCCATCGCCAGCACTGACGTCCTGgtgagaatacacacacacacacacacacacacacacacacacacacacacacacacacacccaaacacgtATGCAAATACACGTGCATGGGTTAGGTGTGATGAAAACATGCAGCTGCTATATGGCTTCATTCCTCTTCAGATCTTAGCACAGATATCTGCTGATGAGTAACCACTAGCCGTACATAAACTGGCTGGTGGTGACTTGGTTGAATACGTCAGACATGATGGCCTCAAATAAATAGACTGTTCTTAGTGTTTTTCCCCTATTTAGGGGTCCAAGCAGTAAATACACTGACATGACACAGGGGAGCGCTACTAAAAGCACATTTACATTTTGGGTCATACCTCAATgacaatgttttttatttagatttCTTAGAAGCTCCTGAATCCAGCGCACGCTGCTACGCCCATTTCTACATCTAGTCAAACAAGTCTAAGGCCATCATCTATTCAATTCTCATAAGATGTGATACAGATCTACAGACCATGCCAACAAAATTGGTTTTCTTAGATTTTTGATTCGTCACTCCGTTTTAAAGTTGCATACCAATCAAATTTCAGGGCGTGGCCATAATGATTCTATTGATAATATCTTCTGATGTAAAGGCCCAATCTCAAACTACCATGGTAAAATCGTAAGCTTGTGTATTGTAAGTACACATAATAAAGGCTGATATTTCAAACCATGTTAAATGTGTTTATATGAATGACTTTAAGAGGGTCAACTTAACACTGTAACATTTTTTAAACCGATGCAGGGTTGTCTTAAAGTTGCAAGGAAAATTAAGAAGAAATGAAGGAACTTTGTCTTCAAAAAATCTCATTTGTTCTTAAGTGTTTTCTTAGGAAACATCTTAAGAAGAAAGTTAAGAACTTTATTCATGAATATCAAATCTTCCAAAATAGAAGAGCAATCAAATTTCAGCAGTCAATATATGCCAGTGATAATGGCTGATCTTCATAAAACTTCATAGGCTTCCATATGACATTATGAATGAGCCTATGTACTAGCCTGACTCCGCCTGTCTACATACTTTCGCTCATTTacatttccctacagtactccgtctggaatagctCTCGTTCACTTCGTTTACTTTGGCAACTTCTCTCcgaaccaaccagcgaacagagggcgttcctgagagcgattacgATTACGAAGTTGCAAGCCTAGAAGCCTGTTATCCAGGCTAGCTATGTACCAAATATGCTCCCTAACTTTTGAAGTTGAGACACTGTGCTATCCAATAATACAATCAGTAACGTCTTGTGTGATTTATAACGGTCTGTCCATCCGTTAGCCTATGACAGTTAGCATAACAAACATGGCGGCGGCCATAGCCTCCTATATTTCGAGCTTCACACTCACTCCAACGTCATTTACTTGTTGTCCCATTAAGTGGACAGACTTCATGGGTTTGTCCACTTACTCATAGTCTATGTCGGGCCTCTGTTAATCGCCCCTTGCAGCTATGTTTTCTGTTACTATGATGCTACACACACTCCAGTGTTTCGATTTGGTGTAATCTGGAACATTTTCCTATCAAATAAGACTTCACAAATATTATCAAATGGGCACTGTGCTTGCACTAACATTGTGCATGGCAAGGGGTCAGTCCAGAGTTCTGTTTGTTGGCACTTGGCAGCATTAGTTTCCTTTAGCATtcttaaaggtgtgtgtgtgtgtgtgtgtgtgtgtgtgtgtgtgtgtgtgtgtgtgtgtgtgtgtgtgtgtgtgttttaggccaCTGTTCTGGAGGAGATGCCTCCGTTCCCTGAGAGGGAGTCGTCCATCCTGGCCaagctgaagaagaagaaggggcCGGGGGCTGTGTCTGTGAATGAGCTGGAGGATgccaagagagagggaggagagctgaacggaggaggagagagggcggACACTTCTGCTATGGCTGCGTCCAACGCTGTAAGCCAGAGATAAGAGCACAGATGGCCACACCTATATACacactccaaaacacacacgctcaaatatacacaaacactaATCCTTACCTGTATTTCTGTATAATACACAGGAACTACACACACATCGTGAGGGAGGCTATGCACCTAGTGATATTTCTCTGTTCATAATAGTCTGCCATCTTAGCTACTAGCAGACATAGGTTACTACCTCCCCTCATCCACCTCAGATTCCTCCCTCTGTacacagagagcagagggaTTTGGAGATGCTTCATTAACAATATATGGACTTCACTACATTCCTCAACTCCTCTCTCGCTGTATTCCCTCTCCCCAGTCCACGCCCTCTCCATCTGCTGACCTGCTCGGTCTCcgcccagcccctgcagttggCTCAGCTCCTCCCAGTACTGGCAGCCTATTGGTCGATGTGTTTTCAGAGGGGTCGGCTGCGCCCAGCGCAGGTGTCAATGACGACGGCTTCCTGAGGTAAACCTGCACCGCCGGTGGCCTGTCCACCAGTACCCCCTATCGTCCGGGATAGTTCTAACTCTTACTTGATTTCAGACTTTAAAGACTTTTAACTCTTTTAAGAGCTTTTAAGCTAGTCTTCTGTGCTACCTTCTCTGTGGCTGTCTGTCAAACTgctttctccgtctctctcactgtctctatctcttctgCCTTTCAGTCAAACTTTCTTTGGTtttctgtgttttctgtgtACAGAAATGTCTTCTTGTCTTCTTTATCTTGCTGTGTATGTGACTCTTTTCTTGCTTTTTTCCTTCTAtctccttttctttccctcccctgtCAAATACCCTCccttggtttggtgtgtgtgtgcgcgcgtgtgtgtggtgtgtacatgtttcctgtatgtctgtgttgtgtgtatgtatgtacgtatgtTTGTTGGTGTGTCCTCACATTTGATTGGACGGTGGCAGAGATCTGGAACAACCCCCTGAGACCTCTGACACCCTATTGGCTGAGGGTCCTGGTGACTCCGAGTAAGGGGCCAGTGGTGGATTGCTGTGACCTTGTTTAAAGAGAAAATCCCAAACTTAATGTTTTTAgtcatactgttaaaaatcaTTAAGCAATTCTATAATTgcaattctttttttattatatacaaTCTATATACACTCTGTTGGCTCGTGTTTATATATACTCTATACATATAGATGCTGTATACCACTTGAGTTGTCAGAAGGTGTTTGCATAGCCGTAATACGCATGTAGCTGTTCTGTGTTGCCACTAGCTGCACTGTCTGCGTGCTGTGTTCTGTGGTGTGTGCTTAGCAGTGGTGGTGTATTATCCAGGCTTGGTTCAATGCTGGTACTAACACCTGtgcttgtctttttttcttcccatttctctctctctctctctctctctctctctctcaaacacactcacacatatggaAACACTCCATCTCTGGCTATGTCTTTCACTCTATTTACATCTGACTTGATTCACTTCATCAACATACCATCCCCTCTTTTTCTGGAattcttctcctcttccattATCATCCCATCTTCTATCCCTCATTCctattctccatctctctccacccttTCTTACACCTCTCCCCATACCTCCCACTATCTCTTTTCATCCCTTCTTTCCTTCCCGTATATTTCTCTTCCTCTATGTTTGGCCTGCCCCTCCCCCATCagctctgctcctcctcctgctgtctCTGAGGAACCTGCTCCCCCTCTTCCTGAAGCAGAAGAGCTACTCAACAAGTAAGCGCTTCCTCACCGCCTCCAGCTCTAGAGCTGCACATAGCATAACACACTC
This window encodes:
- the ap2a1 gene encoding LOW QUALITY PROTEIN: AP-2 complex subunit alpha-2 (The sequence of the model RefSeq protein was modified relative to this genomic sequence to represent the inferred CDS: inserted 1 base in 1 codon), which gives rise to MPAVSKGDGMRGLAVFISDIRNCKSKEAEIKRINKELANIRSKFKGDKALDGYSKKKYVCKLLFIFLLGHDIDFGHMEAVNLLSSNKYTEKQIGYLFISVLVNSNSELIRLINNAIKNDLSSRNPTFMCLALHCIANVGSREMAEAFAGEIPRILVAGDTMDSVKQSAALCLLRLYKTCPDLVLMGEWTSRVVHLLNDQHMGVVTAAISLITCLSQKNPDEFKTCVSLAVSRLSRIVSSASTDLQDYTYYFVPAPWLSCKLLRLLQCYPPPEDGAVKGRLVECLETILNKAQEPPKSKKVQHSNAKNAILFEAIALIIHYDSEPNLLVXACNQLGQFLQHRETNLRYLALESMCTLASSEFSHEAVKTHIETVINALKTERDVSVRQRAADLLYAMCDRSNAKQIVAEMLSYLETADYSIREEMVLKVAILAEKYAVDYSWYVDTILNLIRIAGDYVSEEVWYRVIQIVINRDDVQGYAAKTVFEALQAPACHENMVKVGGYILGEFGNLIAGDPRSSPLVQFNLLHSKFHLCSVPTRALLLSAYIKFINLFPETKSTIQEVLRCDSQIRNSDVELQQRAVEYLKLSSIASTDVLATVLEEMPPFPERESSILAKLKKKKGPGAVSVNELEDAKREGGELNGGGERADTSAMAASNASTPSPSADLLGLRPAPAVGSAPPSTGSLLVDVFSEGSAAPSAGVNDDGFLRDLEQPPETSDTLLAEGPGDSDSAPPPAVSEEPAPPLPEAEELLNKFVCKNNGVLFENQLLQIGIKSEYRQNLGRMYLFYGNKTSVQFVSFSTTVSCPGELPTQLNLQTKTVEPLIEGGAQVQQVVNIECLTDFVDAPLLNIKFRYGGALQNLTLKLPVTINKFFQPTEMLSQEFFQRWKQLSQPQQEAQKIFKAGHGIDTEVVKAKLLGLGTALLENVDPNPENFVCAGVIQTKAQQVGCLLRLEPNAQAQMYRLTLRSSKDTVSKRLCELLSEQF